One window of Bacillus sp. THAF10 genomic DNA carries:
- a CDS encoding ABC transporter ATP-binding protein, giving the protein MEKILEVKNLHVSFDTFGGEVKAIRGVNFNLKKGETLAIVGESGSGKSVTTKTVMRLLPPNNSNIKHGEIIFDGKDLTKLSEKEMQAIRGKDISMIFQDPMTSLNPTMTVGKQIMEGIIKHQKLSKSAAKEKAIDLLRLVGIPMPEERFKQYPHQFSGGMRQRVVIAISLACNPKVLIADEPTTALDVTIQAQILDLMKDLQQKIDTSIIFITHDLGVVANVADRVAVMYGGQIIEMGTVDEIFYDPRHPYTWGLLSSMPDLELADANELYAIPGSPPDLTDPPKGDAFAPRNEFAMQIDMEMEPPMFQISKTHFAKTWLLHEDAPAVEPPLAVQKRRRSMPQNFEKPVMVKDGEHNDF; this is encoded by the coding sequence GTGGAAAAAATTCTTGAAGTAAAGAACTTACATGTTTCTTTTGATACATTTGGAGGAGAAGTAAAGGCAATCCGTGGCGTGAACTTCAACCTGAAAAAAGGAGAAACGCTTGCTATCGTTGGTGAATCTGGTTCAGGTAAATCAGTTACGACAAAGACGGTAATGCGACTATTGCCTCCTAATAACTCCAATATAAAACACGGTGAAATAATCTTTGATGGTAAAGATTTAACGAAGCTTTCTGAAAAGGAAATGCAAGCGATACGCGGAAAAGACATTTCCATGATATTTCAGGATCCAATGACTTCCTTAAACCCTACGATGACGGTTGGGAAACAAATCATGGAAGGAATCATTAAGCATCAAAAATTAAGTAAAAGTGCAGCGAAGGAAAAAGCAATTGACCTTTTACGACTTGTAGGAATTCCAATGCCAGAAGAGCGCTTTAAACAATATCCTCACCAATTTTCAGGGGGAATGAGACAAAGGGTTGTTATCGCTATCTCTCTTGCGTGTAACCCTAAGGTGTTAATCGCTGATGAGCCAACAACAGCGTTGGACGTTACGATACAAGCACAAATTCTGGATTTGATGAAAGACCTGCAACAAAAAATTGATACCTCTATCATCTTTATTACCCATGATCTTGGGGTGGTAGCAAATGTTGCCGATCGTGTGGCTGTTATGTATGGAGGACAAATTATTGAAATGGGTACCGTAGACGAAATCTTTTATGACCCAAGACACCCATACACGTGGGGACTGTTGAGCTCCATGCCTGATCTTGAGCTTGCAGATGCAAATGAATTATACGCGATTCCAGGGTCTCCACCTGACTTAACAGATCCTCCTAAAGGGGACGCGTTTGCTCCGCGTAATGAGTTTGCCATGCAAATTGATATGGAAATGGAGCCACCAATGTTTCAAATTTCCAAAACTCACTTTGCAAAAACGTGGCTTCTTCATGAAGACGCTCCAGCAGTAGAGCCTCCGCTTGCTGTTCAAAAACGTCGTCGCAGTATGCCGCAAAACTTTGAAAAGCCTGTTATGGTAAAGGACGGTGAACACAATGACTTCTAA
- a CDS encoding ABC transporter ATP-binding protein: protein MTSKEKLLEIRNLKQYFNEGKPNMVKAIDGLNFDIYRGETLGLVGESGCGKSTTGRTIIRLYDATDGEVLFEGENVHGKKSKNELLKFNRKMQMIFQDPSASLNPRMTVADCIAEGIDIHGLAKNRKERLARVHELLETVGLNKEHANRYPHEFSGGQRQRIGIARALAVEPDFIIADEPISALDVSIQAQVVNLMKKLQKEKGLTYLFIAHDLSMVKYISDRIGVMYFGKMVELADADELYNNPIHPYTKSLLSAIPQPDPDSERTRKRVAYDPNSHGYTEDDSVEMREIKPGHYVLCSEQEYNQYKAQHTGH from the coding sequence ATGACTTCTAAGGAAAAACTTTTAGAAATCCGGAACCTGAAACAGTACTTTAACGAAGGCAAACCAAATATGGTTAAAGCAATCGACGGGTTAAATTTTGATATTTACCGAGGAGAGACATTAGGTTTGGTTGGAGAGTCCGGATGTGGTAAATCAACTACTGGACGCACCATCATCCGTCTCTATGACGCAACGGATGGAGAAGTTCTTTTTGAAGGAGAAAATGTTCACGGCAAGAAATCGAAAAATGAATTGTTAAAATTCAACAGAAAAATGCAGATGATCTTCCAGGATCCTTCTGCTTCCCTAAACCCAAGAATGACGGTTGCAGACTGCATTGCAGAAGGAATTGACATTCATGGTTTGGCGAAAAATAGAAAAGAACGTCTTGCCCGTGTTCATGAACTACTTGAAACAGTTGGCTTGAATAAAGAACATGCTAACCGCTATCCTCACGAGTTTAGTGGTGGTCAACGCCAACGGATTGGAATTGCACGAGCTTTGGCAGTAGAGCCTGATTTTATCATTGCTGATGAACCAATCTCTGCTCTTGACGTGTCCATTCAAGCACAAGTTGTTAACTTGATGAAAAAGCTACAAAAAGAAAAAGGCTTAACATATCTATTTATTGCCCACGATCTTTCCATGGTTAAGTACATCTCTGATCGGATTGGGGTTATGTATTTTGGTAAAATGGTGGAGCTTGCTGATGCAGATGAGCTCTACAACAATCCGATTCATCCTTATACAAAATCATTGTTAAGTGCTATTCCGCAGCCAGATCCAGATTCAGAACGCACGCGTAAACGTGTCGCATATGATCCTAATTCTCATGGCTACACAGAAGACGATTCTGTAGAAATGCGTGAAATCAAACCTGGTCATTACGTGCTTTGCTCTGAGCAAGAATATAACCAATACAAAGCACAACATACTGGCCATTAA
- a CDS encoding putative glycoside hydrolase, with protein sequence MKKKWIASLVAAASIFAGNVLTADAAEDEVLHAAKHAQKQVNLEMRELPVSLARFAFDSGYTFTYPDAVRGIYVTGHSAGGERFERLLDLLNKTDLNAMVIDIKDDHGYLTYVPEEEDSPFQDIAQPYIKNPQEMMKTLEKNEVYPIGRIVVFKDSVLAKKRPDLSFQENNNVWVNGRGEAFVNPFLKEVWDYNIDIAIEAAKMGFQEIQFDYVRFPEGFEKRDTTLKYGYGEYENQDLDNVKKRVEAVSDFVAYARERLEPYNVQVSVDIFGYTATLPEAPGIGQNFTRISEHVDVISSMIYPSHWTSYFGIAKPDTEPYKLVKEYAKLENAKLDELEDRPVSRPWIQDFTATWLGSGNYIPYGAKEVEDQIRALNENGINEFLIWNAGNSYTENVDFTPLND encoded by the coding sequence ATGAAAAAGAAATGGATAGCAAGTCTTGTAGCTGCAGCAAGCATTTTTGCAGGGAACGTTTTGACAGCTGATGCAGCAGAAGACGAAGTGTTGCATGCGGCAAAGCACGCACAAAAACAGGTGAATCTTGAGATGAGAGAATTGCCAGTATCATTGGCACGATTTGCATTTGATTCGGGTTATACGTTTACTTATCCGGATGCGGTAAGAGGTATTTATGTAACAGGACACTCAGCAGGTGGAGAAAGATTTGAGAGATTGCTAGATTTATTGAACAAGACGGATTTAAATGCGATGGTCATTGATATTAAAGACGATCATGGATATTTAACGTATGTTCCAGAAGAAGAGGACTCTCCTTTTCAAGATATAGCTCAACCCTACATAAAAAACCCTCAGGAAATGATGAAGACTCTTGAGAAAAATGAAGTTTATCCAATAGGAAGAATTGTAGTTTTTAAAGATTCTGTTTTAGCGAAGAAACGACCAGATCTATCTTTCCAAGAAAATAACAATGTATGGGTTAATGGACGTGGGGAAGCGTTTGTGAATCCTTTCTTAAAAGAAGTTTGGGATTATAATATTGATATAGCAATTGAAGCAGCGAAAATGGGGTTTCAGGAGATTCAGTTTGACTATGTCAGGTTTCCTGAAGGATTTGAAAAAAGAGATACTACCCTTAAATATGGGTACGGGGAATACGAAAATCAAGATTTGGATAATGTAAAAAAACGAGTGGAAGCAGTATCGGACTTTGTAGCATATGCACGAGAAAGACTTGAACCATATAATGTTCAAGTATCCGTTGATATTTTTGGCTATACGGCAACGTTGCCAGAAGCACCAGGAATTGGTCAAAACTTTACGCGAATATCAGAGCATGTGGATGTTATCTCCTCTATGATTTATCCAAGTCACTGGACATCTTATTTTGGAATAGCAAAACCTGACACGGAACCTTATAAGCTGGTGAAGGAATATGCCAAGCTTGAGAATGCCAAGCTGGATGAGCTTGAGGATAGACCGGTATCAAGGCCATGGATTCAGGATTTCACAGCTACCTGGCTTGGTAGTGGCAACTATATTCCTTATGGAGCGAAAGAGGTAGAAGATCAAATAAGAGCATTAAACGAAAACGGTATTAATGAATTTTTAATATGGAACGCAGGAAATTCCTATACTGAAAACGTGGACTTTACGCCACTTAATGACTAA
- a CDS encoding N-acetyltransferase, translated as MNWYEKLNQYFPVEEMKSREHMELLLKEKGDIYHKDEGEHHVLMYVELDNFIFIDYLFVSKDARGMGLGHKLLNKLKEKGKAIILEVEPVDYEDTDTEKRLRFYKREGFEHASSIGYRRRSLATNEVNPMEILYWSPTNADEEAIYQGMKATYEQIHTYKDKQLYGESYDNVDKVLTYDEDEGNEDILAKL; from the coding sequence ATGAATTGGTATGAGAAACTAAATCAGTATTTTCCAGTAGAAGAGATGAAATCCAGAGAGCACATGGAGCTTTTGTTAAAAGAAAAAGGTGATATTTATCATAAGGATGAAGGGGAACATCATGTTTTAATGTATGTCGAACTCGATAACTTCATTTTTATTGACTATCTATTTGTTTCAAAGGATGCAAGAGGCATGGGATTAGGACACAAGCTTCTAAATAAGCTAAAGGAAAAAGGGAAAGCGATTATTCTTGAGGTAGAACCTGTTGATTATGAGGACACAGATACGGAGAAGCGCCTCCGTTTTTATAAACGAGAAGGATTTGAACATGCTTCCTCCATTGGTTACCGCAGGAGGTCTCTTGCGACAAATGAAGTGAATCCAATGGAAATTCTCTATTGGTCTCCAACGAACGCAGATGAAGAAGCTATCTATCAAGGGATGAAAGCTACATATGAACAAATTCACACATATAAAGATAAACAATTATACGGAGAATCCTATGATAACGTAGATAAGGTCCTTACGTATGATGAGGACGAAGGCAATGAGGATATCCTCGCAAAGCTATAA
- a CDS encoding GDSL-type esterase/lipase family protein: protein MNEAMLKKFSLFFVLLFASSLSYAPVIAESPKELTYLAIGDSLTAGLGSSEENYLRIHGFVPQFTKFLREENNVKVENYGIPGLTSSGLLAFLSGDEAVRNRLKTADIITVSIGGNDLLQALDADFEEQSLDLRLEILNRTYKELFNMLQEINPNATLILLGLYNPYPEDHKFHELAEEYAPQFNTMVKDYAEDTKSRKGKTLVVDPFEAFLGKAQEWTHIKKDDIHPNDKGYTEIVRLMKNAYKNP from the coding sequence GTGAATGAGGCAATGCTTAAAAAATTCAGCTTATTTTTTGTTCTGCTTTTTGCAAGCAGTCTTTCCTATGCTCCCGTCATTGCGGAATCTCCCAAAGAACTTACCTATCTAGCTATTGGAGATTCTCTAACAGCTGGATTGGGTTCTTCAGAAGAAAATTATTTACGAATTCACGGATTTGTCCCACAGTTTACAAAATTCCTTCGTGAAGAAAATAATGTGAAGGTAGAAAACTATGGGATTCCTGGATTAACATCAAGCGGTCTACTTGCTTTTTTGAGTGGAGATGAAGCCGTGCGGAATCGATTAAAAACCGCTGACATCATAACCGTTTCCATTGGTGGTAATGATTTGCTGCAAGCTTTGGATGCTGATTTTGAAGAGCAAAGCTTGGATTTGCGATTGGAGATATTAAACAGAACCTATAAAGAATTATTCAATATGCTGCAAGAGATTAATCCTAATGCTACTCTCATTCTGCTCGGGCTGTACAATCCTTATCCTGAAGATCATAAGTTTCACGAGTTGGCAGAGGAATATGCACCTCAATTTAATACCATGGTGAAAGACTACGCTGAAGACACCAAATCACGAAAAGGCAAAACGCTTGTTGTAGACCCTTTTGAAGCTTTTTTGGGAAAAGCGCAAGAATGGACCCATATAAAAAAAGATGACATTCACCCTAATGATAAAGGGTATACAGAAATTGTTAGATTGATGAAAAATGCATATAAAAATCCCTGA
- a CDS encoding efflux RND transporter permease subunit, with amino-acid sequence MKIAKLSVLRPIAMSMVIILMLILGAVSMRSMTVDLFPELTFPIVAVTTTYEGAGPEEIENLVSSPLEDAMSTLPNVESVTSISRTGGSLVLVAFTWGTNMDFAALDMRERIDSVRDFLPPGANLPRVLRFNPSDLPIIQLAITDPSGEMTKAKQLAEQEIEPQLNSVDGIASISVEGGAENEVRITLDPNALSSFDVSIDQLQQIIGSENLNLPGGSLNDQNQNLPIRITGEYESIFDVQTLPIPTPKGVIQLDQLGEVKETLQPTTQLSYLNGEPAVGMSILKQSGSNTVTVANNIEKKLEEIKKTLPEGVEIKPIFNQSDFIEKSIKAVALNMVIGSLLAAAVLYFFLRNVRSTLIIGLSIPISIVTTFIFMYFSGQTLNLLTLGGLALGIGMMVDNAIVILENIYRLRQKGYSLKDAAIEGASEVGPAIIASTLTTVIVFLPIVFVDGLAAQLFKPLALVVSFSLLASLFTALIIVPLFSSILLKVNDKTSRFEERFSIFTSWYRKMLEKALKNPKKTVVSIIILFLVSLAGIPFIGKEFLPQQDQSFISMTVQLPDGSSLDATYDVMENIDERLKDISEIDLSFVTVGGTDNFSVSAGTQTNRANYSILLTPVTERSRSDKVIGDDIREKLANIPGAEISISSGDSGFSQTPVSLNITGPDLTTLKSMADQTVELLEKIDGIREPSSSFTEGNPEIVVDIDRVKASQFGIGSAQVASAVSNATKGVVASRMARDGEELDIRLTIEDTYTASLEDLETLLINTPTGENIPLQAVASVERAQGPSQIRRTDRNREITVTADIVNRDLGSVIEDVEKTLKENIYIPNNQYKIAIGGQDEQMNDAFFKLGGALALAIVLVYMVMAGQFESYFYPFIIMFSVPLTVIGIIFGLLVTFQPLGVGSLVGMLILTGIVVNNAIVFVDYVNIMKKDGKSTWDAILIAGSTRLRPIFMTALTTILGLIPLTLGFGEGMEIQQPMAIVIVFGLSFATVITLILIPVVYYLFDRYSDNRKRKKLSSLEG; translated from the coding sequence ATGAAAATTGCTAAGCTGTCCGTATTGCGTCCCATTGCGATGTCAATGGTCATTATTCTAATGTTAATCCTAGGTGCTGTCAGTATGCGCAGCATGACAGTAGATTTATTTCCAGAGCTAACCTTTCCGATTGTAGCTGTTACGACTACCTATGAGGGGGCTGGGCCTGAAGAAATCGAGAACCTTGTTTCTTCTCCTCTAGAGGATGCGATGAGCACCCTCCCTAATGTCGAATCGGTCACTTCTATTTCTAGGACTGGTGGCTCCCTTGTTCTTGTGGCATTTACATGGGGAACGAACATGGACTTTGCCGCGTTAGATATGAGGGAAAGAATTGATTCTGTGCGCGACTTTCTTCCACCTGGGGCAAACTTGCCAAGAGTATTGCGATTTAATCCAAGTGATTTACCAATTATTCAGCTCGCCATCACAGACCCATCTGGGGAAATGACAAAAGCAAAACAGTTGGCAGAGCAGGAAATTGAACCTCAATTAAATAGTGTTGATGGTATTGCCTCCATTTCGGTTGAAGGTGGAGCTGAGAATGAAGTCCGGATTACTTTAGATCCTAATGCACTATCTTCCTTTGATGTTAGCATTGATCAGCTACAACAAATTATAGGATCTGAAAATTTAAATTTACCTGGTGGTTCTTTGAATGACCAAAATCAGAACCTTCCGATTCGAATAACTGGTGAATATGAATCTATATTCGATGTTCAAACATTGCCAATCCCCACTCCAAAAGGGGTTATTCAGCTTGATCAATTAGGCGAAGTAAAAGAAACACTTCAGCCAACCACTCAGCTGAGCTATTTGAATGGTGAACCTGCTGTTGGAATGTCAATTCTTAAACAATCAGGCAGTAATACCGTGACGGTTGCAAACAATATTGAAAAAAAGCTGGAAGAAATTAAGAAGACCTTACCAGAAGGGGTAGAAATAAAACCGATATTCAACCAAAGCGACTTTATTGAAAAATCTATAAAGGCTGTTGCTTTGAATATGGTTATTGGAAGTCTACTAGCCGCTGCCGTCCTTTATTTCTTTTTACGAAATGTAAGAAGTACCTTAATTATTGGATTATCGATTCCAATATCCATTGTAACCACATTTATTTTCATGTATTTTAGCGGTCAAACATTGAATTTGCTGACCCTAGGGGGCCTTGCTTTAGGGATTGGGATGATGGTCGATAATGCCATTGTTATCTTGGAAAACATTTATCGCCTACGTCAGAAAGGCTATTCTCTTAAAGATGCAGCGATTGAAGGGGCAAGTGAAGTAGGACCTGCCATTATCGCCTCCACTTTGACAACCGTCATTGTGTTTTTGCCAATTGTGTTCGTTGATGGCTTGGCAGCTCAGCTGTTTAAACCGCTAGCTCTTGTAGTTTCCTTTTCCTTACTAGCATCTTTATTTACTGCCTTGATTATCGTTCCGCTGTTTTCTTCTATACTTTTAAAGGTGAACGATAAAACATCTAGATTTGAAGAGCGATTTTCCATTTTCACCAGCTGGTATCGTAAAATGCTGGAAAAAGCTCTAAAAAACCCTAAGAAAACCGTTGTTTCCATCATCATTCTGTTTCTTGTTTCCTTAGCAGGCATCCCTTTTATTGGAAAAGAGTTTTTGCCACAACAAGATCAAAGCTTTATCTCGATGACCGTCCAATTACCAGACGGCAGCTCTCTTGATGCAACCTATGACGTGATGGAGAATATTGATGAACGGTTAAAGGATATTTCTGAAATTGACCTCTCCTTTGTAACCGTTGGTGGGACTGATAATTTTTCCGTTTCCGCTGGCACCCAGACAAATAGGGCCAATTATAGCATTCTTTTAACACCTGTCACCGAAAGAAGTCGTTCTGATAAAGTAATTGGAGATGACATTCGCGAGAAGCTTGCAAATATTCCAGGTGCTGAGATTTCTATTTCATCGGGTGACTCAGGTTTCTCACAAACCCCTGTTTCCTTAAATATTACAGGTCCTGATTTGACTACCTTGAAATCTATGGCAGATCAAACGGTTGAACTTTTGGAAAAAATAGATGGAATTCGGGAGCCATCTTCAAGCTTCACTGAAGGTAATCCTGAAATTGTTGTGGATATAGACAGAGTAAAAGCTAGCCAATTCGGTATTGGCAGTGCTCAAGTAGCATCAGCCGTTTCAAATGCCACAAAAGGTGTAGTGGCAAGCAGAATGGCAAGAGATGGTGAAGAGCTCGATATTCGCCTAACCATTGAAGACACCTACACTGCCTCTTTAGAGGATTTAGAAACCCTGCTCATCAATACACCTACTGGCGAAAATATTCCCCTGCAGGCTGTTGCTTCTGTTGAAAGAGCTCAGGGCCCGAGTCAAATTAGACGAACAGATAGAAATCGAGAAATTACCGTGACTGCTGATATTGTAAATAGAGACCTCGGAAGTGTAATAGAGGATGTAGAAAAAACGTTAAAAGAAAATATCTATATCCCCAATAATCAATATAAAATTGCAATCGGCGGTCAGGACGAACAAATGAATGATGCATTTTTCAAGCTTGGCGGGGCATTGGCTCTAGCTATTGTCCTCGTATATATGGTAATGGCAGGACAATTTGAATCCTATTTCTATCCATTTATCATTATGTTTTCCGTTCCATTAACGGTGATAGGAATTATTTTTGGTTTGTTAGTCACGTTTCAGCCCCTTGGTGTCGGATCGTTAGTTGGAATGCTGATTCTCACCGGAATCGTCGTGAATAATGCCATTGTGTTTGTGGACTATGTTAACATCATGAAAAAGGATGGCAAATCAACATGGGATGCCATATTAATTGCTGGGTCCACTCGTTTAAGGCCGATATTCATGACCGCTTTGACTACCATACTTGGTTTGATTCCCCTTACTCTAGGCTTTGGAGAAGGAATGGAAATTCAACAACCAATGGCCATCGTTATTGTCTTTGGATTAAGTTTCGCCACAGTCATAACGCTAATCTTAATTCCTGTTGTTTACTATTTATTTGACCGATATAGTGATAATCGCAAGCGAAAGAAACTTTCTAGTCTAGAAGGCTAA
- a CDS encoding efflux RND transporter periplasmic adaptor subunit, which yields MKKNWLIPALAMLLISTACSQKEITSQNTESNKVPVTVAEVSKQSISDTIELVGLAVPETQVPLLTTSPLTVEDVHVKIGDIVKKGDLIVSLDSEAALEQVSQAQQAVTELENALSKMQEMQKTAENQASLSDIPKLQEELNQSLEKSQALLNGVDTGAVTSLDLLQSTMDVMVKQAQLANAASQAQQIPTFNTTELEMSLTQARQSLKQAEQMADATTITSPIDGIISELNVVKDGIATPNVPIGTVIQLEEIAATFQVNSYQVSKLKSGQRATISFEGVTETFQSKIESVSPTVNPQTNMFSVTVPVSNSELGIKGGMRATAFVEVENMESQTVVPMNAILYEEDVAYVFVIEKGKAKRQQVTTGFRDKEFMQIVDGLKQGQKVAVNGKERLKDGIEITEQSE from the coding sequence TTGAAAAAAAATTGGCTGATTCCAGCCCTAGCTATGCTATTAATCTCTACTGCCTGTAGTCAAAAGGAGATTACAAGCCAAAATACCGAGTCCAATAAAGTACCCGTCACGGTTGCTGAAGTTTCAAAACAAAGCATCAGTGACACGATCGAACTTGTTGGATTAGCAGTACCTGAAACGCAGGTTCCACTCCTAACAACTTCCCCCCTAACTGTTGAAGATGTTCATGTGAAAATTGGAGATATAGTAAAAAAGGGTGATTTAATTGTTTCCTTAGATTCTGAGGCTGCTCTAGAGCAAGTTTCTCAAGCTCAACAAGCGGTAACAGAACTAGAAAATGCCCTCTCTAAAATGCAAGAAATGCAAAAGACTGCTGAAAATCAGGCCTCTCTTTCTGATATACCCAAATTGCAGGAAGAATTAAACCAAAGTTTAGAAAAATCTCAGGCTCTTTTAAATGGAGTCGATACAGGTGCAGTAACCTCTCTTGATTTACTGCAAAGTACCATGGACGTAATGGTAAAACAAGCGCAGTTGGCAAATGCTGCTTCACAAGCTCAACAAATACCCACTTTTAACACAACAGAATTAGAGATGAGCTTAACACAGGCTCGTCAAAGCCTTAAACAGGCAGAACAAATGGCAGATGCCACCACAATAACAAGTCCAATAGATGGCATTATTTCTGAATTGAATGTGGTCAAAGACGGTATCGCCACCCCAAATGTTCCAATTGGTACTGTCATCCAATTAGAAGAAATTGCCGCTACCTTCCAAGTCAACAGCTATCAGGTTAGCAAATTAAAAAGCGGACAAAGAGCAACGATTTCCTTTGAAGGGGTGACAGAAACGTTTCAATCAAAAATTGAGAGTGTCTCACCTACCGTAAATCCGCAAACAAACATGTTTTCTGTGACTGTTCCAGTAAGTAACTCTGAACTTGGGATAAAGGGCGGTATGAGGGCAACTGCGTTTGTCGAAGTAGAGAATATGGAGTCTCAAACCGTTGTACCGATGAATGCAATCTTGTACGAGGAAGATGTTGCCTATGTCTTCGTAATTGAAAAAGGAAAAGCCAAGAGACAACAGGTTACCACCGGTTTTCGAGATAAAGAATTTATGCAAATCGTAGATGGTCTTAAACAAGGCCAGAAAGTTGCCGTAAATGGGAAAGAACGCTTAAAAGATGGCATCGAAATAACAGAACAAAGTGAGTGA
- the spxA gene encoding transcriptional regulator SpxA, giving the protein MVTLYTSPSCTSCRKAKNWLEEHNIPYKERNIFSESLSIDEIKEILRMTEDGTDEIISTRSKIFQKLNINVEAMPLQELYSVIKEHPGLLRRPIIIDEKRLQVGYNEDEIRRFLPRKVRTFQLREAQRLVNS; this is encoded by the coding sequence ATGGTAACTCTATATACATCTCCAAGTTGTACATCTTGTCGTAAAGCAAAAAATTGGTTAGAAGAGCATAACATTCCATATAAAGAAAGAAATATTTTCTCTGAATCTCTGTCCATTGATGAGATTAAAGAAATCCTTCGAATGACAGAAGATGGAACAGATGAAATAATTTCAACTAGATCGAAAATCTTTCAAAAACTGAATATTAATGTTGAAGCAATGCCGCTTCAAGAATTATATTCTGTTATTAAAGAACACCCTGGTCTGCTAAGAAGACCTATCATTATAGACGAAAAACGACTACAAGTAGGGTACAACGAAGATGAGATTCGCCGCTTCCTTCCAAGAAAGGTAAGAACTTTCCAATTAAGAGAAGCGCAACGTCTTGTTAACAGCTAA
- a CDS encoding TerC family protein gives MELEMITSILIIIGIDIVLGGDNAIVIALACRNLPEHQRNKAILAGTFLAIITRILLTIGAVFLLSIPFVTFIGGILLLYIAFQLIGDHKDSTVVKGSTTLMTAIKTIVIADIIMGTDNVMAVAGASHGNLTLVAIGLAFSIPIIIWGSKIILFAMEKYPVIIYLGASILCYTAGKMITAEPTIAFLLPDQVWQMFLPYLLICIIVGTAFFKRKVKIK, from the coding sequence GTGGAGCTGGAGATGATAACGTCTATTCTTATCATTATCGGAATTGATATTGTTCTTGGTGGTGATAATGCTATTGTAATTGCTCTAGCATGCAGAAACCTTCCAGAACATCAACGAAATAAAGCAATTTTAGCAGGCACATTTCTCGCAATCATAACAAGGATTCTGCTTACCATCGGTGCCGTATTTTTACTCAGTATTCCTTTTGTTACATTTATAGGAGGAATATTATTGCTTTATATTGCATTTCAGCTTATAGGGGACCACAAGGATTCTACAGTAGTAAAAGGAAGCACTACTTTAATGACAGCAATAAAAACTATTGTTATTGCTGATATTATCATGGGTACTGATAATGTCATGGCGGTAGCAGGAGCTTCCCATGGTAATCTTACTTTAGTTGCTATTGGGCTAGCATTCTCCATTCCCATTATTATATGGGGAAGTAAAATCATCCTTTTTGCGATGGAAAAATATCCTGTCATCATTTATTTAGGGGCGAGTATTCTGTGCTATACTGCAGGTAAAATGATCACGGCAGAACCAACCATTGCATTTCTTCTTCCTGATCAAGTCTGGCAGATGTTTCTACCCTATCTGTTAATATGCATTATTGTTGGAACAGCCTTTTTTAAGAGAAAAGTAAAGATAAAATAA
- the mecA gene encoding adaptor protein MecA, giving the protein MEIERINDHTVKFYISYGDIEERGFDREEIWYNRERSEELFWEMMDEAHDEEDFMVEGPLWIQVQALDKGLEVIVTRAQISKDGKNFEVPVSDDKRIDIPVDERIEALLDQHFNSSSKTDEAKQEKQDDEQDLLQFMIRFRDLEYLISASHRLSHLENLKNNVYFYEKNYYLYADFSSEHYTDEEIDNVLSVLLEYGEESAISIHRLQEYGSEVAKDNAMEQMKKHFPLK; this is encoded by the coding sequence ATGGAAATAGAACGCATAAATGATCATACAGTTAAATTTTATATTTCTTATGGTGATATAGAGGAACGTGGATTCGACCGAGAAGAAATCTGGTATAATCGCGAGCGTAGTGAAGAGCTATTCTGGGAAATGATGGATGAAGCTCACGATGAAGAGGATTTTATGGTGGAAGGTCCCCTATGGATCCAGGTTCAAGCACTTGATAAGGGTCTCGAAGTAATAGTTACTCGTGCTCAGATTTCTAAGGACGGGAAAAACTTTGAAGTACCAGTATCAGATGACAAACGAATAGATATACCAGTAGACGAACGAATTGAAGCCCTGCTAGATCAACACTTTAACTCTTCTTCCAAGACTGATGAAGCAAAACAAGAAAAGCAAGATGATGAACAGGACCTTTTACAATTTATGATTCGCTTTAGGGATCTAGAGTATCTCATATCTGCCAGTCATCGACTAAGTCACCTAGAAAACTTGAAAAATAACGTGTATTTTTACGAGAAAAACTATTATCTATATGCTGACTTTTCAAGTGAACATTACACTGATGAAGAAATTGACAATGTCTTAAGTGTTCTTCTTGAATATGGAGAAGAATCTGCCATCTCGATTCACCGATTACAGGAGTATGGTTCGGAAGTAGCAAAAGATAACGCAATGGAACAAATGAAAAAACATTTTCCACTCAAATAA